AGCCCCGACATCCAGAAGTGCGCGTGCACGACGTCCGGCTCGGACGTCCGCCAGAACCGTGCCAGCTCGGCGCCGAACGTCGGCATGTACGGCAGCAGGTCGTCCTTCGGGATCACCGACGCCGGGCCCGCGGTCACGTGGTGCACGGTGACGCCCGGCGCGAACGGCATCGTCTCGGGCAGCGCCGGGTCGTCCCGGCGGGTGTGGACGGTCACCTGGTGGCCGCGCTCGGCCAGCGCGACGGCCAGGCTGGCCACGTGGACGTTCTGCCCGCCTGCGTCGACCTCACCGAGGACGGCCAGCGGGCTCGCGTGTTCGGAGACCAGGGAGATCCTCACGCGACCACCTCCTCCAGGAGCACGTCCCAGTCGTCGAGGAATCGTTTGAGTCCGTACCGCTCGAGCGCGGCCTGCCGGGCCGCGGTGCCGTGGGCGGCGGCCAGGTCCGGGTCGTCGAGGTAGCGGCGGGCGGCCGCGGCCAGCTCGTCCGGGTCGGTCGAGATCACCCCGGCGCCGTCCGGAACCGCGCGGTACACCTCGGTCGTGGCCAGCGCGACCACCGGCATCCCCAGGTGCATCGCCTCCAGCAACGACAGGCCCAGCGACGTCCACCGGATCGGGTGCAGGTAGCAACGGCGGGCCGCCATCGCGTCGTGCAGGTCGGCCTGGGCCAGGTCGAACGTCCGCACGCCGGTCAGCCGGAGCTGATCGGCGCGCATGCCGAAGACGTCCAGCGGGGCCGCGGCCGACAGCCGCGGCAGCAGGTCGGTCCCGGTCGTCCGGCCCCGCCGGACCGGGTCGTTGATGACGACCGCGGCCCGTTCGACGGTGCCCGTGTACCGGTGGCCGGGGTCCGGGATCCCGTGCTCGATCACCGCGGTCCGGCTCCCGCCGTTGTCCCAGAACAACCGGTTGAAGTGCGTCACGTGGACGATCGGCAGGCCGGCGTCCGCCATCGGGTGACGCGTGTCGGGCACCGACCCGGTGCCGGCGCCGTCGGTGCCCGGGGCGTTGTGCTCCAGGTAGATCGCCGGGAGGTCGCGACCGGTCCACTCGCG
This genomic window from Cryptosporangium phraense contains:
- a CDS encoding glycosyltransferase, which encodes MNILLWHVHGAWTTAFVHGPHRYLIPMTPDRGPDGLGRARTYDWPATAVELTPQQLREAEIDVVIVQRPHEIALAREWTGRDLPAIYLEHNAPGTDGAGTGSVPDTRHPMADAGLPIVHVTHFNRLFWDNGGSRTAVIEHGIPDPGHRYTGTVERAAVVINDPVRRGRTTGTDLLPRLSAAAPLDVFGMRADQLRLTGVRTFDLAQADLHDAMAARRCYLHPIRWTSLGLSLLEAMHLGMPVVALATTEVYRAVPDGAGVISTDPDELAAAARRYLDDPDLAAAHGTAARQAALERYGLKRFLDDWDVLLEEVVA